TGGCTAGTTCCTCTGCCTGGGGTGACTCTTTCAGCTCGCTCTTGTACTTGCTGGTGAACTCCTCGAACTTGGCCGGATCGTGGTCGTACCATTTCCGCAGCTCGGTCGAGGGCGCCACGTCCTTCGCCCACAGGGTCAGGTTGGCTCTCTCCTTGCTTATGCCGCGCGGCCACAGACGGTCAACCAGGACTCGCGCGCCGTCCGAAGGTGATGGCTCCTCATAGATACGCTTCACTTGAACGTGGACACCGCTCATGGCCGACCCCTAACTCACGCGATATGACACGCGTCATACCTAGCGTAACCCTCAGGTTCGCGATTGACGAGGTCGGAGTTGGCTCCAGAAATGTCGGAGGGCTGTGGCAGGGTGGACCCAAGGTAGAAATGGAGGAAGCGATGGGACAGTTGAACATGGAGCCGGTACTCATGGCCGCATTGCGCAGCGATCTCTTAGCGGCGGATTGGACCGTTGACGTTGTGGAAGGGCTGCTGTCCCCCATGGCGCTGGCAGCGATGGATAGGGACCAGCTTGTGCCGGCAGCCCTTGAGATGCGCAATCAGACCTCACCGGCAGCGGTGTTGACGATGGTTTTCGTCCTCGCGCAACCAGTGAGAGCAGGTTCTTTCGCCTACGCCATGCCCGCTCTTGGAGTTGACGGCGCGGTATCCCTGGGGATTATCGCAACCGAGGGTCGTGAAGGTGAGGTGTGGTGCAATGCTGTATTAGACCTGCGCCCCCACACTGCCGCGATCCCCGTCGGGGGCGTGATTGAACGCCACCAATGGTGGGTGGCATCGGACCTCTCACAGGCCCAAACGGGCCGCCCCCCACGGGAGGACTATGTGCTTGGGATAGCGTCGGCCTCGACGAACCTCTTGCGACTGACGATGCGGGACCCTGTGGAGTCTGCCCTTGATATGGGGTGTGGGTGTGGAATTCTTGCCCTATACCTTTCCACTCATGCGCAGAAGGTTGTGGCCACGGACATCTCAGAGCGGGCTTGCGACTTCACGCGTTTCAATGCTGCATTGAATCAGGTGGATATTGATGTTCGGCAAGGGTCACTTTTTGATCCCGTTGTCGGCCAATCTTTCGATCTGATCACCTCAAATCCACCTTTCGTAATCACACCGGAAGCGGTGCGGGCGCGGACAAACCTTGAGTACCGCGATGGGGGAATGGTTCGTGACAACTTGATTCCGCTCATCATTGAACAGGCAGTGGCACACCTGGCACCTGGTGGGTGCCTACAAATGTTGGCCAACTGGGAGGTGGGCAGTGACACGAAGTGGTGGCAGCGAAGACCAACCAGGTGGGTAGAGGATGCAACCGCAACCCTGGTAGCAGACGGTGTGGAGGTAGACGCCTGGGTGGTTCAACGCGATCTGGTTGATGTTGCCCAGTATGCGGAGTGGTGGATGCGCGACCAGTGGGGGGACAACGTAGAGAGGGGTGTGTGGAACGCAGAGTACACGGAGTGGATCCGTGACTTTGCCAAGGCGGGTACCGGGTATGTTGGGCTCGGATTCATCGCCGTGCGGTTACGGAGAAGAAAAGATGACGTAGAGATGGTTAGCGGGGACCTTACGGTAGTGGCGGAATATCTACCAGAAGGTGAACCTGCGGATGGGAACGCCGTGAAGACTGCTCTCAACAATCTTCGTACCCCGCGGGACTGGAAGAATGCAACCTTTCTGCGCCGAAGTGACGTCAGGGAAGCGCGCTACTATGTTCCGGGCCAGCCCGATCCGGAGTTGGTGAGGATCACGCAGGGCTGTCCCGGCGGCCGGGACCGGTCCGTCAGTTCGGTCGTTGCAGCACTCGTTGGTGTCTCAGATGGGGAGCTAACCCCGGCCCAGGTCATTCCTGCGATCGCCGCACTCCTCGGACGGGAAGAGAGTGAAGTGTCGCTAGAACTTGAGGAAGCAGTGCCTGAACTCCTGCGCTCCGGCGTTCTGGAAGAGGCTCCGTCCCCAGAACACTGAGCTGGGAAGTATCCACATGTCGGCGGGCGCGCTTGACCTGGCTGGGTACCACCGTTATATGGTCAGCTCTGATAGCTATCAAAACCAAATGTGCCGGGCACTGCTCAGCAGGAAGTCTAGGGAAGCAAAAATTGAAGCTTGTAATCGTAGAGTCACCGGCTAAGGCCCAGACGATTCGCGGATACCTGGGGGATGACTACCAGGTGGAAGCATCGGTTGGTCATGTCCGTGACCTTCCCACGCCCTCGGCGCTCCCAAAGACCATGAAAAATGGCCCCTACTCGAAGTTCGCCGTTGATGTAGAGGGCGGGTTTAAGCCCTATTACCAGGTGCACACCGACAAGAAGAAGAGGGTGGCCGAACTTCGCAAAGCCCTCAAAGATGCAGACGAACTCTATCTGGCAACTGATGAGGACCGCGAGGGTGAGGCCATCGCCTGGCACCTCTATGAAGTACTCAAGCCCAAGGTTCCCGTGAAACGGATGGTGTTCCACGAAATCACCAAGGACGCGATCCAGGGGGCTCTGGCCAACACCCGTGACATTGACCGCGACCTAGTAGACGCCCAAGAGACCCGGCGTGTCCTTGACAGGCTCTTCGGATACGAGGTGTCGCCGGTCTTATGGCGTAAGGTTGCCCCTTCGCTGTCAGCCGGTCGCGTGCAATCGGTTGCCACCAGGCTGGTTGTCGATCGGGAACAAGAGCGAATGGCTCACGTAAGCGCCGAATACTGGTCGCTTGCCGCCACGGTGATTCCCACGGACGCGCACGGCGATGCAGACCGGTCGTTTGCGGTCAAGGTCAACACTCTCGATGGTGCTCCCATTGCTGGCGGGGCAGATTTTGGCCCAGACGGGAAGCTGACCGACAAGGCCACCACAGCGGGAACAATAGTCCTGGATTCTCCGGTCGCTCAGGGTGTCGCCGCCGCAATGAATGACGCGCGCGGAACTGTGTCAGCGGTGACGCAGAAGCCCTATCGCAGGCGCCCCGCAGCACCCTTCACGACCTCGACCCTCCAACAGGACGCATCCAGGAAGCTGAAGTGGAATGCCTCAACCACCATGCGCGTCGCCCAAACGTTGTACGAGGGCGGGTATATCACGTACATGCGAACTGACTCCACGAACCTGTCGGGCCAGGCGCTCTCAGCCGCGCGCAAAGTCGCGGTAGACAGGTACGGAGCTGCCAGTGTCCCTGAAAAGCCACGTTTCTATGCGAAAAAGCAGAAGGGTGCTCAGGAGGCACATGAGGCAATCCGTCCATCAGGTGACCACTTCCGCTCCCCGGAATCCCTCACGGGAGCACTTTCCGCCCAGCAGGTTGCACTCTATCGGCTGATCTTCCAGCGCACTGTTGCCTCGCAGATGGTTGATGCAGTTGGCTTTACCGCCACGGTAAAGGTTGATATTGACCTGACCGACTCTGCCGCTGGGTTCAACGTTGCGTCGGCCTCCACATCGGGCACCGTAATCACAGATCCGGGCTTCCAGCAGCTGTACCGGGAGAGCAAGGATAAGGGTGGCCCCAGTTCAAAATCTGGCGGGAAGGTTGAGGAACAGGATCTTCCCCAGGTTGCAGAAGGGGATGGCGTCACCGTTGCAGAAGCCGCTGCTGAAGACCATCACACAACTCCCCCCGGGCGTTACACGGAAGCGACCCTGGTCAAAGCCATGGAAGACTTGGGGATTGGCCGTCCCTCGACATATGCGGCAACAATCCAGACAATCGGAGACCGTGGGTACATAACCCACCGCGGCCAATACCTGGTCCCCACCTGGCTGGCCTTCTCGGTGACCAGGTTGCTTGTAGAGAACCTTGCGGAGCTTGTTGACTACCAGTTCACCGCCGCCATGGAGGCCGACCTCGACCGAATAGCCGCCGGTGAAACAAAAGGTACAGAGTGGCTGCATGACTTCTACTTCGGCCTGGTTGAAGCGCAGGCACGGGATGCAGAGGACCAGGCGGAGAAGTCTGAGAACCCGGTGGCCACCTACGGGTTGAAGCACACTGTTGAGAACTTGGGAGAGATTGATGCTCGCCGCGTGAACTCCGTGGATGTCGCTCCCGGGGTGGTTCTGCGCAGTGGAAGGTACGGGCCCTACCTGCAGCACGAGGACGGGCGGCGCTGTTCAGTTCCCCCCACCGTCGCTCCGGATGAAATGACTCCGCAGCTGGCAGAAGAACTCTTGCTGGCCGCTGCCTCTGACGGGCGTGAGCTTGGCGTGCATCCGCAGACCGGTCACATGCTGGTCGTCAAGAATGGCCGGTTTGGACCCTACATCACCGAAGTGTTGCCCGAGGTCGAAGGCGAGACGGCAAAGGCAGCGAAATCCAAGACTGCTGTAAAGCCCAAGACAGCCAGCCTGTTCTCTTCAATGGACATCGCAACTGTGACACTCGAAGACGCCCTCAAGCTGATGTCACTTCCGCGTGAAGTCGGCAAAGATCCTGAGACAAGCGAGGTCATCACGGCCCAGAGCGGCCCCTATGGCCCCTACCTGAAGAGAGGACGCGATACGCGGCCACTTCCAAGTGAAGAGGCGCTGCTGACGGTCACCTTGGAAGAGGCGTTGCAGCTGTATGCACAGCCCAAGACCCGACGTGGGGCTGGTGCAGTAAAGACCGCGCTGCGTGAGTTCGGCGCAGATCCGGTGACAGGACGCCCCGTTGTGGTTAAGGACGGAAGATTCGGTCCGTATGTGACTGACGGACAAACAAACGCCACGGTGCCGCGCTCGGAGACGGTTGAGGGACTGACCGAAGAGCGCGCATACACGCTGCTTGCTGACCGCCGTGACAAGGCGCCTGCTCAGAAGAAAACACCCGCGCGGAAAACGACTGCACGTAGGGCTCCGGCTCGTAAGACCACGGCGCGCAAGTCATCAGGAAAGTAGTCGTGAATCTTGACGCGCTAGCCGAACTCCTCAAGAGCCGGGAGGGCACCGGCCTTTTCATCTCGTTTGAGGGCGGTGATGGATGTGGAAAGTCAACCCAGGTCCGGATGCTTGCTGAGGCGTTGGAGAAGCGCGGCGTTGATGTTCTTGCGTCCCGGGAACCCGGTGGGACGACGCTTGGTCAACAACTGCGCAACCACATTCAGCACGGGCCAGATGATGTTGACCCACGTACTGAGGCGCTGTTGTATGCGGCAGATCGCGCCTACCATGCGGCGACTCTGCTCCGTCCCGCACTTGCCAGGGGTGCCACGATCCTGGAGGACCGCTACATAGACTCTTCTGTTGCCTACCAGGGTGCGGCGCGCGACCTAGGTGCTGAAGAGATTCGCTCGCTGTCACAATGGGCTACGGAAGGGCTTGAGCCCGATGTGACCCTGCTGTTTGATATTGATTCCACCCGGGGCTTGGCGCGTGTAGCAGCCACCGGTGAGAGCCTGGACCGCCTAGAGCGGGCGGGAAGCCAGTTTCACGCCCGGGTCCGCGAAGAGTATCTACGGATTGCAGCCCAGTTCCCGGAACGTTTCATTGTTATTGACGCTGCTGCGCCGATAGAAACGGTATTCGAGGACGTCGTGGACTCACTTTTGGGGAGGCTGGAACGGTGACTGTCTGGGAGACGATGATCGGACAGCTGGCAGCGGTGTCCACTTTGACCCGAGCCGCCGCCGAGGGACGAGGGGTGGTCAGTGGTGAAGTCTCCGTCCAGCGGGTTCTCTCCCACGCGTGGCTCATCACGGGTCCCCCGGGATCGGGACGCTCCATCGCAGCCAAATGCTTGGCGGCGAGCCTGCAGTGCACGGGTGAGCCGGTTGGGTGTGGTCAGTGCGAAGGGTGTCGCACAACCATGGCTGGAAACAATGCTGACGTGCGGGTCTACGCAACGGATGCGTCAAATTACGCCCTCCGTGTTGTCAAGGATGTGTGGTTGGAGCACGCCTATCGAGCCCCCGAGCATGGTCGCTGGCGGGTGACAATCATCGAGGATGCCGACCGTCTTCGGGAAGACAGCTCGAATGCGCTGCTTAAGGCGATAGAGGAGCCTCCGGAACGTGGCATCTGGATCCTCTGCGCGCCAACGCCCGGTGAAGTCCTGCGTACTATCCGCTCCCGGTGCCGCGAACTTGCCCTGCGCACCCCCGATGTGGCGGAGGTTGCCAAATATCTTGTGGAAACGGACGCAGTCTCACTTGAGGATGCCACTAGAGCCGCAACGATCGCCCAGTCTCATGTCGGCTTTGCAAGAGGCATCCTCAGAAACCCTGCTCTAAGAGATGACTTCCGCTCTGTTTTCTCCCTTCCCCTGCACGCAAAAACTTCGGGTCAGGCTGTTTTGATTGCCGGCCGCATGCATGATGCCCTGAAGGAAATAGCCAAGCAACGCACCGAGCAGGCTGATGCCCGGGCACGAAAAGAGTTGTTTGAGGTCTTGGGGCTCACCGAGGGGCGCCCGGTTCCCCCGGCCCTACGCAAGCAGGTCAAAGAACTGGAAGAAGATGAGACGCGTCGCGCCCGCCGCGCCCTCGCCGACGCCATTGACCGCGCGCTCACAGACTTGCTGGGTTTCTACAGGGATGTTCTGAACTTGCAGTTGGGGGCGGGAACAGGACTGGTCAACGTTGACATGGTCAGTCAGATTGAAGATGTTGCTGCATCCAGCACGGCTGAAACGACCATGGAGCGGGTGGGTGCTATCGAGTTGGCAAGGTCCCGCAACCAGAGCACGGCCGCACCGCTTTTGCTTTTGGAAGCCATGGTTATCACGCTTGCGAACCCCGTAGAGACCAGGCCTGAAGTGTGAGGGTTGTCTTGGCAATCGAGGGCGCGGCAGCGCCAATACACCTGCGACGATTGGATGATGTTGGACTCTGACCCTACTTCCCGTTCCCGGCCACTAACCCAAAGATCGGGTCTGCGCCTCTTGGCTTCAGCCTCGGCATTTGCACTGCTACTCGCGGGGTGTGCGTCGCCGACTCCGACCGCAAATCGGGGTGAGCAGATGGTGGATCCAGAGCCGTTGACCAGTCAGGCGCCCGCAGGATTTGAGTCATACTATGGCCAGACGATTGACTGGAGTGAGTGCGAGGCCGGACAGGTCACCCCCGCATTGATGGCGGCACCTGAGGACTTGGACTATTACCAGTGTGGAACGCTTGATGCGCCGATGAACTGGGATGATCCGGACAGTGAACCCATTGAGTTGGCAGTGGCGCGCTACCTCGGCGCCCCGGAAGATGGGGAGCGTCCCCCACTGTTTTACAACCTGGGAGGTCCCGGTGGTGGAGCCGTGGAATCCCTCAGCGCAGTTGTCGCCAACATCGTCACCGATCAGGTTGCTCAGGCCTACAACATTGTTGCCCTCGACCCCCGCGGAGTGGGGGCGTCCTCGCCCATCTGGTGCATGACTGATGAGGAAAGGGACGCGGATAACGCGCGCGACGTCGATGTTGCGGACATGAGTCTTGATGAGCGGGTCGCGTGGAATGACGCTGAAATCGCAACGATTGGCAACCAGTGTTTGGAACGCAACGGAGAGATTCTCGGCTTCGTTGACTCTGACTCAGCAGCCCGGGACTTCGATATGACGCGGGCGGTACTGGGCGCTGAGACCATGGACTACCTGGGCTTCTCATACGGGACCTTGCTTGGCGCAATCTACGCGGACCTATTCCCGGACCATGTTGGCAGGTTCGTCCTTGATGGCGTCCTCGACCCCGCAATGAACCTCAATGAGGTGTCAGCAGCGCAGATAGCAGGCATGGAAGCGTCTCTTTACAACTGGATCGAAACCTGCGTTACAGGGAAGAACTGCCCGCTCGGCAGCACGCTTGAAGAAGGCAAAGAAACCATGGTGAAGTTCTTCGAGGACGTTGCCGCGTCACCACTTCCAACTGCCGATCCGCAGCGCCCTCTCACAGAAGGGCTGGCCAGCACCGCCGTCATTGGGACACTGTATTCCACGGACAGCTACCAGCTACTCACGCAGGCAATGGCCCAGGCACTGGAGGGTGACGGGTCAATGCTGTTGTTCCTAGCTGACTACTTCAACGACCGTGGTGAAGACGGGGTGTTCATGTCAAATCAGTCGGATGCCTTCCTGGCCGTCAATATGCTGGACTATGAGCCTGTCGGAACCCCGGAGCAGTGGGAGGCAGAAGCCCAGCAGATCGCGGCGGCTAACCCCATCCTTGGCGCAGACTATGGGTTTGCTTCCGCTGGGATCTCCCAGTGGCCCGTAGAGTCACGCGCGCCACGACGGTCGATCCAAGCACAGGACGCACCGGAAATGCTGCTGATTGGCACCACCCACGATCCGGCAACACCGTTCGTGATGGCGGAGAACCTCCACAAGGAAATCCCCAACACCACGCTTCTGACAGTCGAGGGATGGAATCATACTGCTTACAGCGCTAGCGCGTCCTCGTGCGTCATAGGTGCAGTTGACCGCTTCCTGCTTAACGGGGAGTTGCCAAAGGACGGGACAGTCTGCGACTAGTCCGTAAAGGGAGAACATGATAGATATACCCTCTAAGATCGCAGCGGTTACGCCGCTGGATGGTTCCGTGGTCGTCGTTGGTTCTGCAAATGCGGACTTGACGGTGCGTGTGGCTGCAATGCCGCAGCCGGGGCAGACGATTCACGGTGGCCCACTCACGACGCTTCCCGGTGGGAAATCAGCCAATCAGGCTGCTGCTGCGGCGCTTCTTGGTGCACCCACCGCTTTTGTCGGCGCTGTCGGCATGGATGACAACGGGGATTTCCTCGCGGCATCCCTGGATGCCTGTGGTGTGGATACCGGCAACTTGCACCGCGTCAAGGTGGCGACATCCTGCGCGATAATCACCGTGGACGCCCGCGCTGAGAACATGATTGTGGTTACCGAAGGTGCGAATAACCAGGTTGATGACGAGATCTTGGATGCGGCTCGCGATGCGTTGACTAGCGCGAAGGCAGTCGGCCTGGCACTGGAGATCCCCATTGAAACGGTCATCGCCGCCGCCCAGATGGCGCATGAGGCAGGGGCGGTCGTTGTTTTCAACCCTTCGCCGATGCCAAGTTCGATTCCTCAGGAGCTTCTGGCGAATACGGACGTCCTCGTCATCAACGAGGGCGAGATGAGAGCAATGATTGGCGATATTGCGGGGGACTGGTACTTCGCAGAAGAACGTCTCAAGGCGCTTGGTGTGGGAAGTGCAGTCGTAACAGTCGGTCCTCGGGGAGCCGTGGTCTTGGATCGCGGGGCAACGCTGGTGCCAGTGGTTGAGGTGGAGGTGGTGGACACCACCGGATGCGGCGATTCCTTCACGGGCGCGCTGATGGCGGCCCTAGCGTCCGGGAGGGATCTCGTGGCGGCTGCAGAGTTCGCCTCGGTAGTCGCTTCGTATGCCTCGATGGGGTTCGGCGCGCAGGCTTCGTATGGCACGTTGGAACAGATACAGGCGGCATTCATCAATGGTTAGGTTCGTGGGTGACCAGCTGGTTTTGTGGACTGTGCCCCAAGACGGCCTAGTGGTGCGGACGTGGGGTCTGGTTTAGATATACTGATCCGCGGATCTCAAAGCCTGAAGCCACAAGCCGAAGGCGTCAGAGATCTCTCGGGGCCACCGCCCCGGGAACGCCGCCTTAGCTCAGTCGGTAGAGCGTCTCACTCGTAATGAGAAGGTCAAGGGTTCGATTCCCTTAGGCGGCTCCAAGAATGGTGACCGGGACTTAGCGAGCCGGATAGGCTTGCATAACGGTGTGATTTCAGGTCTTACTGAGCCTAGTCGGCTCCCTGTCAGACTGCAGGGTGTCAGCATTTGACCGCGGGGTATCAACCTAGATCCAACATACGTGTTTTACGAACCTGTGGCCTGCCAACCAGACGCATTGTGTCTGGCACGCACAATCCGCAATTCAAACTTTCGGTTGATGTGCAAGCGGGAGGCGGTTGCAAGAGTTGAGTCGTGGGGGCGAGCCAAACTTCGCGGCTCAAGAACCTCACGCAGACGCCTCAGGCCTTGAACCGCCACGCAAACCGAAAGGACTTCCATGTTCATCCTGTCAATCGTTCTCATCACCGTGGCCCTGGTCTTCTACACCATTGGGGTGTGGAGCGAGCGGATCCAGGGGGAGCTGAAATGGTGGCAGGTTGGAGCCTTTGCGCTTGGTTTCGCAGCTGACACCAGCGGCACGCTTCTGATGTCCGCTATCGCCAAGAGCGATGGTCCAAGCGGCCTTGAGGGAAGCCCAATCCTGGCGCAACTGATGGCTGTGTCCGGCGTGGTCGCCCTCGTCCTAATGGGCCTTCATCTCGCCTGGGCTGTTGTGGTGATGATCCGCAACAGGCCTGCCGAAAAGAAGAGTTTCCACAAGTTCAGCCTGGTTGTCTGGACGATTTGGCTGGTCCCATACTTCACGGGAGCCATTGCCGCGATGGCATAGTGACACAGTCGCGTAGCATGAAGGCTCACGCGGCGGAAGGGCCGTCGTGGCGGCAACCGGAGGACCAGCATCGAGGCGGGAGGAACGGAATGACTGTCGTTCCCAGGGCTCTAAGGTGGGCCGTCACCGCCCTGATGGTGCTACTGGTTGGCGTTGCGGTCGCTGGATCAGCTGCGGTAAACCAAGTGATCATCGGGGCAACACTCGGGGCCATCTTTCTTACCATCTACCTGGGCGGCGCCGTCTATGCGGTCAATGTGCACGGATCCGCAGGCGTTCCGGTTGGGCAGCGCCGCGACCACCGGGCTGCCATCGCGTGGGTGTTGGCCCTCACTCTGCTCTGGGTAGGTCTACTGATCGTCAGCGACAGTGCAATGTGGCTGGCGTTTCCCCTCATCCTTCTCCAAGTTGGGGTGCTGGTTGCCGCGTGGGGTGCGGTGGTTGCCGTGTGCACCATGGTCCTTACGACAGCCGTGTCCGTGTCTCGACTCTCTCCCGGGGACTCCTTCGTCGGCCCAGTCTTAGGGCCGATGCTCGGTGGCCTAATCGCCATTGTTTTCATGTGGGGCATCATGACGATTACCAGGGAGTCTCACGCTCGCAAGCAGGCGCTTGAGGAACTCCAGAAGACGCGTGTTGAACTTGCACATGCTGAGGAAGATCGCGTCCTCGTTCGCGAACGTCACCGCTTGGCCGGCGAACTACACGACACGGTGTCACAGGGGCTGTCTGCAACAGCCATGCTGCTTCGCGCTGCTCAGAGTTCCCCGGATCCCAACGTCTGCGACGCGCTGGTGGCACAGGCGTTGGCGGCCACCGAAGCGAACCTCACTGAGGCTCGTCGCATCACGACTGCGTTGACACCCGCGGAGCTCTCTTCTGCGCGGCTCCCTCTCGCACTGCGCGCCTTGGTGGAGCAACCCATTGACGACGATCTCGAAGTTGACGTACAGATTGGCGCAGGCAGGTTCGATCTTCCCCTCATGCAAGAAGCCGCCCTCCTGCGTGTCGCCCAATCAGCGCTGTGGAACGTGCGGGAGCACGCTGGAG
This genomic stretch from Schaalia sp. JY-X169 harbors:
- a CDS encoding DNA polymerase III subunit delta'; translation: MTVWETMIGQLAAVSTLTRAAAEGRGVVSGEVSVQRVLSHAWLITGPPGSGRSIAAKCLAASLQCTGEPVGCGQCEGCRTTMAGNNADVRVYATDASNYALRVVKDVWLEHAYRAPEHGRWRVTIIEDADRLREDSSNALLKAIEEPPERGIWILCAPTPGEVLRTIRSRCRELALRTPDVAEVAKYLVETDAVSLEDATRAATIAQSHVGFARGILRNPALRDDFRSVFSLPLHAKTSGQAVLIAGRMHDALKEIAKQRTEQADARARKELFEVLGLTEGRPVPPALRKQVKELEEDETRRARRALADAIDRALTDLLGFYRDVLNLQLGAGTGLVNVDMVSQIEDVAASSTAETTMERVGAIELARSRNQSTAAPLLLLEAMVITLANPVETRPEV
- a CDS encoding methyltransferase, which encodes MTRVIPSVTLRFAIDEVGVGSRNVGGLWQGGPKVEMEEAMGQLNMEPVLMAALRSDLLAADWTVDVVEGLLSPMALAAMDRDQLVPAALEMRNQTSPAAVLTMVFVLAQPVRAGSFAYAMPALGVDGAVSLGIIATEGREGEVWCNAVLDLRPHTAAIPVGGVIERHQWWVASDLSQAQTGRPPREDYVLGIASASTNLLRLTMRDPVESALDMGCGCGILALYLSTHAQKVVATDISERACDFTRFNAALNQVDIDVRQGSLFDPVVGQSFDLITSNPPFVITPEAVRARTNLEYRDGGMVRDNLIPLIIEQAVAHLAPGGCLQMLANWEVGSDTKWWQRRPTRWVEDATATLVADGVEVDAWVVQRDLVDVAQYAEWWMRDQWGDNVERGVWNAEYTEWIRDFAKAGTGYVGLGFIAVRLRRRKDDVEMVSGDLTVVAEYLPEGEPADGNAVKTALNNLRTPRDWKNATFLRRSDVREARYYVPGQPDPELVRITQGCPGGRDRSVSSVVAALVGVSDGELTPAQVIPAIAALLGREESEVSLELEEAVPELLRSGVLEEAPSPEH
- a CDS encoding ribokinase, encoding MIDIPSKIAAVTPLDGSVVVVGSANADLTVRVAAMPQPGQTIHGGPLTTLPGGKSANQAAAAALLGAPTAFVGAVGMDDNGDFLAASLDACGVDTGNLHRVKVATSCAIITVDARAENMIVVTEGANNQVDDEILDAARDALTSAKAVGLALEIPIETVIAAAQMAHEAGAVVVFNPSPMPSSIPQELLANTDVLVINEGEMRAMIGDIAGDWYFAEERLKALGVGSAVVTVGPRGAVVLDRGATLVPVVEVEVVDTTGCGDSFTGALMAALASGRDLVAAAEFASVVASYASMGFGAQASYGTLEQIQAAFING
- a CDS encoding sensor histidine kinase produces the protein MTVVPRALRWAVTALMVLLVGVAVAGSAAVNQVIIGATLGAIFLTIYLGGAVYAVNVHGSAGVPVGQRRDHRAAIAWVLALTLLWVGLLIVSDSAMWLAFPLILLQVGVLVAAWGAVVAVCTMVLTTAVSVSRLSPGDSFVGPVLGPMLGGLIAIVFMWGIMTITRESHARKQALEELQKTRVELAHAEEDRVLVRERHRLAGELHDTVSQGLSATAMLLRAAQSSPDPNVCDALVAQALAATEANLTEARRITTALTPAELSSARLPLALRALVEQPIDDDLEVDVQIGAGRFDLPLMQEAALLRVAQSALWNVREHAGANHVVIRLEESPEVITLEVADDGHGFLNEQSAEVGRGLGIPTMTARVEAVGGRLIATSSGEGTTVTARIPKDEVSQ
- the topA gene encoding type I DNA topoisomerase; translated protein: MKLVIVESPAKAQTIRGYLGDDYQVEASVGHVRDLPTPSALPKTMKNGPYSKFAVDVEGGFKPYYQVHTDKKKRVAELRKALKDADELYLATDEDREGEAIAWHLYEVLKPKVPVKRMVFHEITKDAIQGALANTRDIDRDLVDAQETRRVLDRLFGYEVSPVLWRKVAPSLSAGRVQSVATRLVVDREQERMAHVSAEYWSLAATVIPTDAHGDADRSFAVKVNTLDGAPIAGGADFGPDGKLTDKATTAGTIVLDSPVAQGVAAAMNDARGTVSAVTQKPYRRRPAAPFTTSTLQQDASRKLKWNASTTMRVAQTLYEGGYITYMRTDSTNLSGQALSAARKVAVDRYGAASVPEKPRFYAKKQKGAQEAHEAIRPSGDHFRSPESLTGALSAQQVALYRLIFQRTVASQMVDAVGFTATVKVDIDLTDSAAGFNVASASTSGTVITDPGFQQLYRESKDKGGPSSKSGGKVEEQDLPQVAEGDGVTVAEAAAEDHHTTPPGRYTEATLVKAMEDLGIGRPSTYAATIQTIGDRGYITHRGQYLVPTWLAFSVTRLLVENLAELVDYQFTAAMEADLDRIAAGETKGTEWLHDFYFGLVEAQARDAEDQAEKSENPVATYGLKHTVENLGEIDARRVNSVDVAPGVVLRSGRYGPYLQHEDGRRCSVPPTVAPDEMTPQLAEELLLAAASDGRELGVHPQTGHMLVVKNGRFGPYITEVLPEVEGETAKAAKSKTAVKPKTASLFSSMDIATVTLEDALKLMSLPREVGKDPETSEVITAQSGPYGPYLKRGRDTRPLPSEEALLTVTLEEALQLYAQPKTRRGAGAVKTALREFGADPVTGRPVVVKDGRFGPYVTDGQTNATVPRSETVEGLTEERAYTLLADRRDKAPAQKKTPARKTTARRAPARKTTARKSSGK
- the tmk gene encoding dTMP kinase; this translates as MNLDALAELLKSREGTGLFISFEGGDGCGKSTQVRMLAEALEKRGVDVLASREPGGTTLGQQLRNHIQHGPDDVDPRTEALLYAADRAYHAATLLRPALARGATILEDRYIDSSVAYQGAARDLGAEEIRSLSQWATEGLEPDVTLLFDIDSTRGLARVAATGESLDRLERAGSQFHARVREEYLRIAAQFPERFIVIDAAAPIETVFEDVVDSLLGRLER
- a CDS encoding alpha/beta hydrolase codes for the protein MLDSDPTSRSRPLTQRSGLRLLASASAFALLLAGCASPTPTANRGEQMVDPEPLTSQAPAGFESYYGQTIDWSECEAGQVTPALMAAPEDLDYYQCGTLDAPMNWDDPDSEPIELAVARYLGAPEDGERPPLFYNLGGPGGGAVESLSAVVANIVTDQVAQAYNIVALDPRGVGASSPIWCMTDEERDADNARDVDVADMSLDERVAWNDAEIATIGNQCLERNGEILGFVDSDSAARDFDMTRAVLGAETMDYLGFSYGTLLGAIYADLFPDHVGRFVLDGVLDPAMNLNEVSAAQIAGMEASLYNWIETCVTGKNCPLGSTLEEGKETMVKFFEDVAASPLPTADPQRPLTEGLASTAVIGTLYSTDSYQLLTQAMAQALEGDGSMLLFLADYFNDRGEDGVFMSNQSDAFLAVNMLDYEPVGTPEQWEAEAQQIAAANPILGADYGFASAGISQWPVESRAPRRSIQAQDAPEMLLIGTTHDPATPFVMAENLHKEIPNTTLLTVEGWNHTAYSASASSCVIGAVDRFLLNGELPKDGTVCD
- a CDS encoding DUF488 domain-containing protein, whose product is MSGVHVQVKRIYEEPSPSDGARVLVDRLWPRGISKERANLTLWAKDVAPSTELRKWYDHDPAKFEEFTSKYKSELKESPQAEELAKLQEMSQDGTLTLLTASKAVDISEASVLQKILSS
- a CDS encoding HsmA family protein, whose protein sequence is MFILSIVLITVALVFYTIGVWSERIQGELKWWQVGAFALGFAADTSGTLLMSAIAKSDGPSGLEGSPILAQLMAVSGVVALVLMGLHLAWAVVVMIRNRPAEKKSFHKFSLVVWTIWLVPYFTGAIAAMA